A window from Phalacrocorax aristotelis chromosome 5, bGulAri2.1, whole genome shotgun sequence encodes these proteins:
- the CFLAR gene encoding CASP8 and FADD-like apoptosis regulator: protein MTRCQVPAVLIHQIEQELDKEEEEMLIFLCRDLAPDLATANLRELLVALNEREKLSFLGLSELLYRVKRFDLLRRILKTEKGTVEANLAKDLRIVPDYRVLMVEINENLEKEELSSLVFLLRDYIPRMKMAKDKSFLAIVIDLEKLNLVSPNQLDLIENCFRNIHRIDLVRKIQKYKHEALISSVHSRPLYVNALQASLPNLTLIDPPYNSGIQNVNKEKPQNGQSLILAETVHMSIQESGPVSPKVFDDQYRMQSQPLGICLIIDCIGNDTDVLEETFRGLGYDVHCHRYLNMNTMNQTLLEVARLQKHRNCDSFICIVVSRGSPQSIFCTDHTFSGFPLEQIRKYFTADSCPELLGKPKLFFIQSYIVPENEQACTSLLEVDGNDENIITNAKIPWKVTIPQVADIFWSQCKVDVSTLEKSPSSSSYYLRCLAELLRNPHKRKLSILDIHTELNRKVYEWNKTTDPSQQYSLLLQHTLRKKLFLSPT, encoded by the exons ATGACCAGGTGCCAAGTACCAGCTGTCCTTATTCACCAGATTGAACAAGAATTGgataaagaagaagaagagatgTTGATTTTCCTATGCCGAGATCTTGCTCCTGACTTGGCCACTGCCAACCTTAGAGAGCTCTTGGTGGCTTTGAATGAGAGGGAGAAATTGTCTTTTCTTGGCTTGTCTGAGCTGTTGTACAGAGTTAAGAGGTTTGACTTGCTGAGGAGGATCTTGAAGACTGAGAAAGGAACAGTGGAAGCTAACCTTGCAAAGGATCTCAGAATTGTCCCTGATTACAG GGTACTAATGGTGGAGATTAATGAGaatctggaaaaagaagaattgAGTTCTCTTGTTTTTCTACTCAGAGATTACATACCTCGTATGAAAATGGCAAAAGATAAG AGTTTTCTAGCTATTGTGATTGACCTGGAGAAACTAAACTTGGTGTCTCCTAATCAACTGGATTTGATAGAAAATTGTTTTCGAAATATTCACAGGATAGACCTGGTTAGGAAGATTCAGAAGTACAAACACGAAG CTTTAATATCCTCCGTTCATTCTCGGCCACTATATGTAAATGCACTTCAGGCATCTCTCCCTAATCTCACTCTGATTGATCCCCCTTATAATTCAGGG atCCAGAATgtgaacaaagaaaaaccacaaaatggTCAAAGTCTTATTCTGG cagaaacagtCCACATGTCCATTCAGGAGTCAGGACCAGTGTCACCTAAG GTGTTTGATGATCAGTACAGAATGCAAAGTCAACCTTTAGGAATATGCCTGATAATAGACTGTATTGGCAATGACACAG ATGTGTTGGAAGAGACCTTCAGAGGCTTAGGCTATGACGTTCATTGTCAcagatatttaaatatgaaCACAATGAATCAAACTTTGCTTGAAGTTGCAAGgctgcagaagcacagaaattGTGACAGCTTCATTTGCATAGTGGTCAGCCGTGGAAGTCCTCAGAGCATCTTCTGTACAGACCATACCTTTTCTGGATTCCCTTTGGAACAAATAAGGAAATACTTTACAGCAGACTCATGTCCTGAACTCCTAGGAAAACCgaagcttttttttattcagagctACATTGTGCCAGAAAATGAGCAAGCATGTACTAGTCTGTTGGAAGTAGATGGGAATGATGAGAATATCATTACTAATGCAAAAATCCCTTGGAAAGTCACTATCCCGCAAGTAGCAGACATCTTTTGGAGTCAGTGCAAGGTGGATGTGTCTACACTAGAAAAATCTCCCAGTTCATCCTCATATTATCTGCGTTGTCTGGCTGAGCTACTCCGCAATCCTcataaaag GAAACTCTCTATATTAGATATCCATACAGAACTGAACAGAAAAGTCTATGAATGGAATAAGACCACTGACCCAAGCCAACAATACTCACTTCTGCTCCAGCACACACTGAGGAAGaaactctttctttcccccactTAA